From the genome of Astatotilapia calliptera chromosome 3, fAstCal1.2, whole genome shotgun sequence:
CAATCAGGTAGACGTCTCAGCAACaatgtgtttaatatgtttatagatacattctttttttctagtctggtttttagtttatttcagttgaaagaaaaacagcatagtttttttcaagtttcattctactTGACATAATGCACCTAATATGATTTTAGAGTGATGGATTATTAATAAGGCATATTTCAATGCTAGAATACCAGTAATGCAGACTTCAAGCTCTGCACTAATGCTACGAACCAAAAATGTGCAGCAGCGCGTCACGTCTGTAAATGTCTGTGGGAAAAGTGCTGATATCACCGTTCAGCTTTATTGCACAGTATGAAAGCGAAAGGTTTATtatagaaacactgacatatcAGCCAAAGAAcgatggttttatttttaacagcatATGAGCCATTAATGCCATTACACAGGTGATGCAAATACGAGACAGTTCAGGTCTGTCAGTAACCACAGAGGAAAGTTATGCCTGCTGGAAACAAACGAAGGATTATGCAGCTCTATACAATATGTAGTATACATCTCAAGCAGTGGGACCAGAGtgcactgctttaaaaaaaaagcaggttcCTAAGAAAACTCCAAGCAATCCAAGACTCAGGCCAAATCCACAGAAGACAGCTGGACCATTGCTGATCTCCTCTGTTTCAACCATCTCTAGAGaacagcagaaagaaatgaTGAATTCTAAACATTAAATCATATTATATGTGCTAAAATATCTGAAGCTTCTTTGTTCTCACCCCAAAACTTGGTCTGAGGCTCGTCCATTGCTTCATGTTCCACAGTGCAACTGTAGATGTCTCCTTTCTCTGGCACAAAGTTGAGGTAGGACAAAACATAAGCAGTCCCATCAGGATTGGACAAAGTTTTGATGAAAGGGTCTTCCATTGTTACTTCTACATCATTCTTGGTCCACTTAATGTTGATCGAAGGAGGAAAAAAGCGGTTGATGAAGCAGATGAGGGTATTATCTTCCCCTGTTATCACTTCATTTCTGGAGTAGATGATGAATTCTGGTGGCTCTAAATTAAATGAACACATGATTTGCTTAAATTCAActttctggtttaaaaaaaaagatctaaaaAAACTTGCAGCATAAACAGTGAAAActgaacaggaaacataacagttTGAGTTTCACtgaccttttttctttattacagaCTTGTCTGGCTTCCATCTGTACATGTCATTTTTGCAC
Proteins encoded in this window:
- the LOC113012196 gene encoding H-2 class II histocompatibility antigen, A-Q alpha chain-like: MFLKIIFILSTAACVEAEGSHTLCHIYGCFDSSDTQICTAFDGDEIYYADFKKDLLIWESKIPTSFRSPDAYKYAVLYRSMCKNDMYRWKPDKSVIKKKEPPEFIIYSRNEVITGEDNTLICFINRFFPPSINIKWTKNDVEVTMEDPFIKTLSNPDGTAYVLSYLNFVPEKGDIYSCTVEHEAMDEPQTKFWEMVETEEISNGPAVFCGFGLSLGLLGVFLGTCFFFKAVHSGPTA